The nucleotide sequence AGTTTAACAAATAATAAGTCAATTCAAATAGATTTTATTTCAGGTAGCCAAGCAACATTCTTGTAAGAGTCCAACATCCCCGGGTCCGTGAATTATGAAACAAAAGGGAGCGAAGTATTACAGGTATTACCTGACCATATACATGATCCACAGCAATATCAAAATATCCCATTGACTGCCCAGAATGAAGATCGCATGCAAGAACACGATCTGCACCTGCTTCTGTAATCAAATTTGCAACAAGTTTGGCTGCAATAGATTCACGCCCTTGAGTCTGTAACAACAAACAATTTAAGataataattaaaacaaattcaaacttaaaattGGTTAAACCTTACATATCACCTTCAACTAAAATAACGGCGTCGTGGAGTTTACCACAGAACGCATTTGTATATATGTTATCAACTCAGCATTCTAAACTTCTGCTTATTCATAATTCTATAGTGTAGCTCAACCCATTTGTGGAAAAATTCAAGCAAAAATAATACTTAAACTTACTTTTATGTTGATGACCTGATCTTTCTTAAAACCTAAAACCCCAATTTAAGGAATCTAACTTGCGTATTCGCAATAACTCTCCATCAAgatatttaattgaatttttgtactACGACAAATGGGAATCAATTATTACCAGTAAGCTATATTTTGATGCTCAAAGTAAAAATTTACCAAAGATAATAAGTTTCAAGAGTCCTTGCTCATAATACGAAGTTACCTTTCTATCAGCCCTGGCATAGCCAAAATATGGAATCACAGCAGTGATATTCTTGGCTGAAGCCCTCCGACAAGCATCAATCATGACCAGAAGCTCCATAAGATTTTCGTTTGCAGGAGGACATGTGGGTTGCACAAGATATACATCACACCCTCTTACACTCTCTTGCAACTGAACATAAATCTCTCCATCAGCAAAGCGTTTGATCTTAATCCTTCCAAGTTCCAGACCCATGTAGCAAGCAATTTCCtttcaaataaaaacattaGGTCAGACCATCGTGCAATTAAATGATTCATAAGTTTACAATACATTATGGCTACGCTTGCTTTGGGGAAATTGTTCCAAGCAGAAGGTTTCTGAATTAGAAAAACTTTCTGATGTTTGTTTGAATGGTCAACTTCCTGGAACATATGAGCATTTTTTTAGCTTGTGTGTCAGGAAATGTTTCCTTAAGAGACAAGGAGAGCAAATAAAAATTTCCTTTCCTTCCGTTAAGTCAAATGGCATAATTAAGGCAAAATTCTCTCGAGAGATTGTGTTTCTCAATCTACCAACAGTGAAAGATATTTCCAAGAGAATTTTTgtgatttaagtttttttttaattttttttttgttttttttattattttttttgcttcaaATTTCTATTTCCTAAACAAGGATGCATCTTTCCAAACATACGAACACCAAAAGATGGGTAATGCAAATGACTATCACCATGAGCTATATATTTTatagaaacaaaagaaattcaaatcaTTACTTAAACAAGGATAATGATGCATTTTGACATATATTGTAAGTTGAGGAGTAAACGACAAAATCGATAACCAACAGCATTTTTGCATACAAATCTTGACACGCTAGCTAATATACTTTTATGTAGGGACCGTATCCTCTCTTCGATTTTGTTAATTCTCATTTATAATCTAGTAGATGTTCACAAATCCTTCTTCCCACTAGCTTTGTCATTCTAACTATCAACCATAACAAACGGACAGCCAAACCAATAAAGCAGAAAACTAAATACATACAATATACCTCCTTCCAACAATTTACTTATATATGTTCAGGTGAAACCGTCAACAGTCAATTATTAGTACATAGATAACTAATCAGTTTGTCCGATCCTATGCATAATTTCCTTgggtttcttgatcctcatttTTCCACAAGTAAATCTGACAGTTTCCAATTGCAAAACACcaggaaacaataaaaaagaacaagTAAACCCTGATTCCCAACACCTCGACCAAGTCCTCCTACTAACTCTTATGCAGAACCAAAAGGTCCAGAACTCAAACAATAACACACGAAACTTTTGGTATCTAATTTCCCTAATCTTATCATTAGCAtgataaaatacaataaatcttCATTGAATAACAAAATTATCATTCAAAAATACAAGCATAGACAATCTTAAGTGGTAAACTTGTCTAAAGCCAAACCTGAGAAAGCGCGGGGTTCGCAGTGCCCGAAAAGATCCTGAGCCTGGTATCATTCTTGCCAATTTCATTCACCAAATGTGTTTTCGTGGCTGAAAAATTCGATATCATATCTTCACTCCTGAAGAGTGGAACGCACGGCTTTCCATTTGCATACTTGAGAGGCCCTTCCACACTACACCTCTACAACACATTATTCAGAACCAAGAAATTTCAAATCATATTATCGAAATACCGCTCCAATTGAAAATAATTAGCGAGAATATTCGAGAATTAAAGCATTTCTTGAACCAAGAAAATCAgaacatgaaagcaaagaaaggCTACGGCAGCTTACGACGGCGTTTGGGACCGGGACTCGAGAGCGGGAGAAGTTGGGGATGTAAGCGCGAGTGTGTAAAGAGTTGCGAGAAGCGAGAGGGGACCGGGACACTGTGTGAAGCAGCGACGCCATTTCCTGGAGTTGGAGGTAGCGATCAGttctagagagaaagagagagagagagttagggttagggttttagaGAGTTGCTCGTCATGGGAAGGAGTGGTAGTAGAGTGGGAGGTTTATTGGTTGTTTCTCAGCAAATGCTGCTGCTGCGAGTGGCGGGATGGGTTCAGGGGAATGTGAGGAAGAAACAATACCCATTAAACATTTAGAGTAACTccagacccaaaaaaaaaaaaaaaaaaaaaagaacttttttGAGAAAacatttctttattttcaattttgttttttaacttttcttttggtttttccaACAAGGGCATGTTTGTAAATGCATccaaaatgactaaaagcgttTTTTGGTGAAAGTCTATTCAATTCCAGAAGTATTTGAAGTGCATTTTgtaagaagcactttaagtttcttttttcggattcacttgtatttttagTAAAGATtagttttaaaagtatttttatcGAAAATgatcagtcattttaaaaacactttcaaacataCCTTTAAAAAAAACATCATTTTAATTGTTTCACACGTCTATGTTTAATCatgctcttttttatttatttattgaattcaaTGATCAGAaatgtgggaccatgattttctagggCCAAAGTAAAGGCGATTCGAATATCGTCACCTCAAAAGTCTAGTCATGGACTCACCAGCTCCGAGCAGAGCTGGATCAGACGGAGCAATGgtgccaccatcaccttgttcCAAGGCATTAGGCAAAGTCCAAGTGACTCCGCTGGTATGACCAAACTTGTTTCGCAAGACACTCGATCTAATATGGATATGGATTCAATCAGATCCTTCATAAGTCTTGGAGTTCCTCCAATCCAGAAATTGGCATGCACCCCCAATAACCATAGCACCTAAGAaggtgcaatatctacttctaaaTATCCCCTAAGATTCTCTTGGCTTAGAATGAGGATTATATCCTAAAAATGTCTCTTTCCATAGTATAAATACACATATCTAAGGTTCGTCTCTGGGAACACAATATACTTTAACTCTCTTACCCATTGCTTGAGTCTAAAACAGCTTACTAACTTGATCGTCTGAAAGCTTCTGGCTGGCACACACACACCCCcttccccccctcccccccccccacccccggTCTTAGGCTTGCTCATGATTATTCTCTATTTTGCAGGTTATTCGAATTCGTGCCTTCACCATCCTCGGTGGTGCACatatttggttccaacaattggtgttttcattgaAAGCGAACTCATATTCATCTTGACCATATCACCCTACCACTAACATATATGCCGAAGAAAGCTCAGTTAACATCAACGTTAATCCTGTTAGGGAGGGACAACCCGCTTTCCGATGCGTCCATCGTTCCAAGGATGGATAATCCACATGAAATAACAATTGCACCTGGGATCAAAGAGGGCCCAGTCCACAAACCTCCTCATTCCATGGACCAGATTTGGGAAACCCTAATGAAGATCAACACCTCTTTTGATGAATTGGAAAATAGCTAAGTAACTGCTCGAGCTGAAAGCCACTCCGATATTGTGGACATAAAAAAAACGTATGAAAAACTTGGAAAATTCGAGCAGAACAACCTCTCAAACTTAGATCCCTGCTTTTGATTATGGGAATATCAGTACTATAACCCTTGAAGGAGAACCTATAGTGTCGTCTGTTGTCCCAACTTTAGCAAACATCACTGATCTGACAAAGACCCCTTACGCGACGAACAGGTTGATAATGTGGCATCTGCA is from Pyrus communis chromosome 10, drPyrComm1.1, whole genome shotgun sequence and encodes:
- the LOC137747621 gene encoding ribose-phosphate pyrophosphokinase 1; this encodes MASLLHTVSRSPLASRNSLHTRAYIPNFSRSRVPVPNAVRCSVEGPLKYANGKPCVPLFRSEDMISNFSATKTHLVNEIGKNDTRLRIFSGTANPALSQEIACYMGLELGRIKIKRFADGEIYVQLQESVRGCDVYLVQPTCPPANENLMELLVMIDACRRASAKNITAVIPYFGYARADRKTQGRESIAAKLVANLITEAGADRVLACDLHSGQSMGYFDIAVDHVYGQPVILDYLASKTICSDDLVVVSPDVGGVARARAFAKKLSDAPLAIVDKRRHGHNVAEVMNLIGDVKGKVAVMVDDMIDTAGTITKGAALLHQEGAREVYACSTHAVFSPPAIERLSSGLFQEVIITNTIPVSEQNYFPQLTVLSVANLLGETIWRVHDDCSGGYEPYSTLGID